TTGCCTCGTTCCTTGAAAGCCTTCTACAGCGACCACTTCGTGCTGCCTCTCCCCGAGGGCCATCGCTTCCCGATGCAAAAGTACAGTCTCATCCGGCAAGGAGCGTGCGATGCGGTTCCTGGTCTGGAATTTCATGAGGCACCCTACACGAGCGATGGTGTGCTCGCGCTGGCGCATCATCCTTCCTATATAGAACGCGTTTCCACCGGCGCGCTGTCGCCTGCGGAACAAAAGGCGATCGGCTTCCCGTGGACGCCGAGAATGGTCGAGCGTTCGCGCCGCTCCGCCGGCGCCACCATCGAGGCGTGCCGTGCGGCATTGCAGGCCGGTGCGGCAGTCAATCTGGCCGGCGGCACGCACCACGCGCATGCGGATCGTGGCGAAGGATTTTGCGTGTTCAATGACGCCGCCATCGCGGCGCGGTTGATGCAGGCGGAGCGCCGGGTTCGGCGGGTTGCGATTGTCGATCTGGACGTGCATCAAGGCAACGGCACCGCGTCGATTCTTGCCTGCGACGATTCGGTATTCACCCTGTCGCTGCACGGCGAACGCAATTACCCGTTCAGGAAGGAAACCAGCGATCTCGATGTCGCGCTACCCGACGGCACCGGCGACGATGCCTATCTGGCTGCATTGCAAGAGGCGCTCGCCGAACTGTTCCGTCGCTTTGCGCCGCAACTGATTATCTATCTGGCCGGCGCGGACCCGCATGAAGGCGACCGGCTGGGCAGGCTGAAACTGACCATGAGCGGCCTTGCCGCACGCGATCATCTGGTGCTGGCCACGGCGCGGCAGCGCGGGATTCCGGTCGCGGTGGCAATGGCAGGCGGCTACGGCAAGAATATCCAGGACACCGTGGCAGTCCATGTGCAAACTATCGCCATTGCCTCTCAATATGCTATCGGCCCCTGAGCCCTTATCCGAATATGCGTTTCCTGAAATCGACTG
The Noviherbaspirillum cavernae DNA segment above includes these coding regions:
- a CDS encoding histone deacetylase family protein translates to MKAFYSDHFVLPLPEGHRFPMQKYSLIRQGACDAVPGLEFHEAPYTSDGVLALAHHPSYIERVSTGALSPAEQKAIGFPWTPRMVERSRRSAGATIEACRAALQAGAAVNLAGGTHHAHADRGEGFCVFNDAAIAARLMQAERRVRRVAIVDLDVHQGNGTASILACDDSVFTLSLHGERNYPFRKETSDLDVALPDGTGDDAYLAALQEALAELFRRFAPQLIIYLAGADPHEGDRLGRLKLTMSGLAARDHLVLATARQRGIPVAVAMAGGYGKNIQDTVAVHVQTIAIASQYAIGP